In Bos indicus x Bos taurus breed Angus x Brahman F1 hybrid chromosome 1, Bos_hybrid_MaternalHap_v2.0, whole genome shotgun sequence, a single window of DNA contains:
- the HCLS1 gene encoding hematopoietic lineage cell-specific protein: MWKSVVGHDVSVSVETQGDDWDTDPDFVNDISEKEQRWGAKTIEGSGRTEHINIHQLRNKVSEEHDILKKKEMESGPKASHGYGGRFGVEKDRMDKSAVGHEYVAEVEKHSSQTDAARGFGGKYGVEKDRADKSAVGFDYKGEVEKHTSQKDYSRGFGGRYGIEADKRDKAALGYDYKGETEKHESQRDYAKGFGGQYGIQKDRVDKSAVGFNEMEAPTTAYKKTTPIEAASSGARGLKAKFESMAEEKRKREEEEKAQQMARQQQERKALVKMSHEAQQPVATREEPAAPAPLPKKISSEAWPPAASCPSSEPGPVRTKREQPVPALPSRQDPPEDNEEAPALPPRTPEVFQLQEEPVYEAVPEPEPEPEPEPEPEPENDYEDVEEIDRHEQDEEAEADYEDVLEPEDPSFSSTLAGSSGHPAGAGAGISAVALYDYQGEGSDEISFDPDDVITDIEMVDEGWWRGRCHGHFGLFPANYVKLLQ; encoded by the exons ATGTGGAAGTCTGTAGTAGGACATGATGTATCTGTTTCCGTGGAGACCCAGGGTGATGACTGGGACACAGACCCTGACTTTGTG AATGACATCTCCGAGAAGGAACAGCGGTGGGGAGCCAAGACCATCGAGGGCTCTGGACGCACAGAGCATATCAA CATCCACCAGCTGAGGAACAAAGTATCAGAGGAGCATGATATTCTCAAGAAGAAAGAGATGGAGTCAGGGCCCAAAGCATCTCATGGCTATGGAGGTCGGTTTGGAGTGGAAAAAGACCGAATGGACAAG AGTGCCGTGGGCCATGAGTACGTTGCTGAGGTGGAGAAGCACTCTTCTCAGACTGATGCTGCCAGAGGCTTTGGGGGTAAATATGGAGTTGAGAAGGACCGGGCAGACAAG TCAGCAGTTGGTTTTGATTACAAAGGAGAAGTGGAGAAACACACATCTCAGAAAG ATTACTCTCGTGGCTTTGGTGGCCGTTATGGGATAGAGGCGGATAAACGGGACAAGGCAGCTCTCGGATATGACTacaagggagagacagagaaacatgaATCCCAGAGAG ATTATGCCAAGGGTTTTGGCGGGCAGTATGGCATCCAGAAGGACCGAGTGGATAAG AGTGCTGTTGGCTTCAATGAAATGGAGGCCCCAACCACAGCTTACAAGAAGACAACACCCATAGAGGCTG CTTCTAGTGGTGCCCGTGGGCTGAAGGCAAAATTTGAGTCCATggcagaggaaaagaggaagcgggaggaagaggagaaggcacAACAGATGGCCAGGCAGCAACAAGAGAGAAAGGCCTTGGTAAAGATGAGCCATGAGGCTCAGCAACCAGTGGCCACTAGGGAAGAGCCGGCGGCGCCAGCCCCATTGCCTAAGAAAATCTCCTCAGAG GCCTGGCCTCCAGCAGCGAGTTGTCCGTCATCAGAGCCTGGGCCTGTGAGAACCAAGAGGGAACAACCAGTACCTGCCCTGCCCTCAAGGCAGGATCCCCCAGAG GACAATGAGGaggccccagctctgccccccAGGACTCCAGAAGTCTTCCAGCTGCAGGAAGAGCCAGTGTATGAAGCAGTGCCTGAGCCTGAGCCTGAGCCCGAACCCGAGCCTGAACCCGAGCCTGAGAATGACTATGAGGATGTTGAGGAGATAGACAGACATGAGCaggatgaggaagcagaggcagaCTATGAGGATGTGCTCGAGCCTGAGGATCCCTCCTTTTCTTCCACTCTGGCTG GATCATCAGGCCACCCagctggggctggagctgggatCTCAGCTGTAGCCCTGTATGATTACCAAGGAG AGGGAAGTGATGAGATTTCCTTTGACCCAGATGATGTCATCACTGACATTGAGATGGTGGACGAGGGCTGGTGGCGGGGACGTTGCCACGGCCACTTTGGACTCTTCCCTGCAAATTATGTCAAGCTCCTCCAGTAA